In a single window of the Silurus meridionalis isolate SWU-2019-XX chromosome 8, ASM1480568v1, whole genome shotgun sequence genome:
- the setd3 gene encoding actin-histidine N-methyltransferase, whose protein sequence is MGKKSRVKTQKSGTTGTASVSPKEMMNLISELLQKCSGAAPSPGKEWEEYVQIRTLVEKIRKKQKGMSVVFEVSREDYFLELMAWAAECGASCEGFEISSFGDEGYGLRATRDIKAEELFLWVPRKMLMTVESAKNSVLGPLYAQDRILQAMGNVTLALHLLCERATPESPWLPYIKTLPSHYDTPLYFEEDEVHHLLATQAIQDVLSQYKNTARQYAYFYKVIHTHPNASKLPLKDAFTFDDYRWAVSSVMTRQNQIPTEDGSRVTLALIPLWDMCNHTNGLITTGYNLEDDRCECVALHDYKESEQIYIFYGTRSNAEFVIHNGFFFEENAHDRVKIKLGVSKSERLYAMKAEVLARAGIPASSVFALHCSEPPISAQLLAFLRVFCMTEDELRDYLVGDHAINKIFTLGNAEFPVSWENEIKLWTFLETRAALLLKTYKTTSEEDSSMLQKPDLSPHSRMAIKLRLAEKTILERAEASGRAKRLHFQKQLDEGAPLPVYEESDIALLENSDAKLPIVLRQLEEEDENEELKMPLLNGERKQKEKEKRKETGGEKAESSSQRTEETAEVQE, encoded by the exons ATGGGCAAAAAGAGTCGAGTAAAGACTCAGAAATCAGGGACGACTGGGACAGCCTCGGTGTCCCCCAAAGAGATGATGAACCTGATCTCTGAGCTCCTACAGA AATGCAGTGGTGCAGCTCCGTCTCCAGGAAAGGAGTGGGAAGAGTATGTCCAGATTCGCACACTGGTGGAAAAAATccgcaaaaaacaaaaag GAATGTCTGTGGTGTTTGAAGTCAGTAGGGAGGATTATTTCCTCGAGCTCATGGCCTGGGCAGCTGAATGTGGAGCATCCTGTGAGGGCTTCGAGATCTCAAGCTTTGGGGATGAAGGATACGGCCTCAGAGCCACCAGAGACATCAAG gCTGAAGAGCTGTTCCTCTGGGTTCCCCGGAAGATGTTGATGACCGTGGAATCGGCTAAAAATTCAGTTCTAG GCCCTCTGTACGCTCAGGACCGGATCCTGCAGGCCATGGGGAACGTGACTCTGGCTCTACACCTGCTCTGTGAGAGAGCGACCCCGGAGTCACCCTGGCTGCCCTACATCAAAACCCTGCCCTCTCACTACGATACGCCTTTATACTTCGAAGAGGACGAAGTGCACCACCTGCTGGCCACCCAGGCCATTCAGGACGTCCTGAGCCAGTACAAGAACACGGCGCGGCAGTACGCCTACTTCTACAAAGTCATCCAC ACTCATCCCAATGCCAGCAAACTGCCCCTGAAGGATGCTTTCACCTTTGACGACTACAG GTGGGCCGTATCGTCTGTGATGACCCGTCAGAACCAGATCCCTACGGAGGATGGCAGTCGGGTCACGCTTGCTCTCATCCCACTCTGGGACATGTGTAATCACACCAACGGCCTG ATTACGACCGGTTACAACCTGGAGGATGACCGATGCGAGTGTGTCGCTCTGCACGACTATAAAGAGAGCGAGCAG atctaCATATTCTACGGCACAAGATCGAACGCAGAGTTTGTCATCCACAACGGCTTCTTCTTCGAGGAGAACGCACACGACCGGGTGAAGATCAAACTGGGCGTCAGTAAGAGCGAGAGGTTGTACGCTATGAAGGCCGAGGTGCTGGCTCGCGCTGGAATCCCTGC ATCGAGCGTTTTCGCCCTGCACTGCAGCGAACCGCCCATTTCAGCCCAGCTCCTGGCCTTCCTCCGCGTCTTCTGCATGACGGAAG ATGAACTTCGGGACTACCTGGTGGGTGACCACGCTATAAACAAGATCTTCACGCTGGGGAACGCAGAGTTCCCTGTCAGCTGGGAGAACGAGATCAAGCTGTGGACATTCCTGGAGACGAGAGCTGCTCTGCTCCTCAAAACCTACAAAACCACATCAGAG gaagACAGCTCCATGCTGCAGAAACCTGACCTCTCCCCACACTCACGCATGGCTATAAAGCTGCGTCTGGCTGAGAAGACGATCCTGGAGCGAGCCGAGGCCAGTGGCCGCGCCAAGCGACTGCACTTCCAGAAGCAGCTGGACGAGGGCGCTCCTTTGCCCGTGTACGAGGAGAGCGACATCGCGCTGTTGGAAAACTCCGACGCCAAGCTGCCCATTGTCCTGCGCCAGCTAGAGGAAGAAGACGAGAACGAAGAGCTGAAGATGCCGCTTCTCAATGGAGAACGcaagcagaaggagaaagagaaacggAAGGAGACCGGAGGAGAGAAAGCAGAGTCGAGCTCGCAAAGAACTGAGGAGACGGCCGAAGTCCAGGAATAG